The following coding sequences lie in one Arachis stenosperma cultivar V10309 chromosome 5, arast.V10309.gnm1.PFL2, whole genome shotgun sequence genomic window:
- the LOC130981338 gene encoding uncharacterized mitochondrial protein AtMg00810-like, translated as MIITGDDIDGISALKASLYHTFEMKDLVSLTYFLGLEVISTDDGIYLSQAKYALDLLARAGITDSRTESTPLEPNVRFTPMDGTVLDNPTLYRQLAGGLVYLTITRLDIAYPIHVLSQFLSAPRTTHYAAAYSDADWAGDPTDRRSTTGYCLFLGDALISWRAKKQTFTARSSTEAEYCALANTTAEIAHNDVFHERTKHIEIDCRFVRQCIFISVVRLIAV; from the exons atgatcATTACTGGAGATGATATTGATGGTATCTCTGCTCTCAAGGCCTCACTTTACCATacctttgagatgaaagatcttgttTCTCTCACCTATTTTCTTGGTCTCGAGGTCATCTCCACCGATGATGGCATTTATCTCTCTCAGGCTAAGTATGCTTTAGATCTTCTTGCTCGCGCTGGGATTACAGATAGTCGCACTGAGTCTACTCCTCTTGAACCTAATGTTCGATTTACCCCTATGGATGGCACTGTTTTGGATAATCCGACTCTCTATCGACAGTTAGCTGGGGGTCTCGTCTACTTGACTATTACCCGACTAGACATCGCATATCCAATTCATGTACTTAGCCAGTTCTTGTCAGCTCCTCGTACTACTCACTATGCGGCA GCTTACTCCGATGCTGATTGGGCTGGTGATCCCACTGATCGACGTTCTACTACTGGTTACTGTTTGTTTCTTGGCGACGCTCTCATTTCTTGGCGTGCTAAGAAGCAAACGTTCACTGCTCGCTCAAGCACAGAAGCTGAATACTGTGCCCTCGCTAACACCACTGCTGAG ATTGCACATAATGATGTGTTTCATGAACGCACCAAAcacattgaaattgattgtCGCTTTGTTCGGCAATGTATCTTTATTAGTGTTGTTCGTCTCATTGCTGTTTGA